From the genome of bacterium, one region includes:
- a CDS encoding YfhO family protein: MKTATVRRVAPFVFFGALVVLFFPKLISLAYLPAAKDTLTFSYPAQLELGRALRGGYFPLWSTHLNSPLFAEGQGAFAHPLALSLFALLPPVAASNLFLLVHVYAGLAFTYLLCRDLGQSRLAATLAAPAFALSAFFLARLGIYTIVTNGVWLPALLWLGGRFARTGDLRYALGGAMGGALALLAGQFQLASYAVVAAAAYAAVYSRPRKNAAAAILCFGAVPLALAAVQLLPTYELWRLSERAANTRAGEYSFWPPQFLQLVLPDLFGRSPHPAFAPLGGAQVDNYWGRSSFVESAFYVGIFPLLLAAVGVAKKRRWFFVVLGILAAAFACGIYTPLFNLYKYVPPFGFFRAPSRLLLYATFALAVFAGDGLDYFVRSRSRAYVATALGVTLAAAALVLTFRFTLPQFKNAIEKTAAAKAEVAASRYKNVEAVREYYADKSRTIFRRAANSSRLRNRATWFQFAVLGAAVVVFWGARRNRAVAAAAPYVFIIITAADLYRFGSGLNPTVPAALVNKPPPVAAAFYRAADVRVYSSGFSLGPNKQLGLGLIHENTHAIWGYDLLVPRASLRPSYAARVFEKLEDLYTTVPEPGGGRFPTPTATDAKIFGAYGIKYFVRLTPWRGGGIAPVAHVPPYYVYANVLAAPRARAVTGYLLAEDDDAALELMRGDGFEPAREAVLAAAPEGFEPAETPGAPVLLERRTPLAFRCRLEGPSLLLLDELFYPGWEAKVDGRPAKIYRANVISRAVVVPPGRHTVAFDYRPKYFYVGLAISLLAWVAALAGITVQTLRRLKYARVEKT, from the coding sequence GTGAAAACAGCGACCGTTCGACGCGTCGCGCCGTTCGTCTTCTTCGGCGCGCTTGTCGTACTATTCTTTCCCAAACTCATCTCGCTCGCCTACCTCCCGGCGGCGAAAGATACGTTAACCTTCTCCTATCCCGCCCAGCTCGAGCTGGGGCGAGCTCTCCGCGGCGGGTACTTCCCACTCTGGTCCACCCACCTAAACTCGCCGCTTTTCGCCGAAGGCCAGGGCGCCTTCGCCCACCCGCTCGCGCTTTCACTTTTCGCGCTGCTGCCGCCGGTGGCCGCCTCGAACTTGTTCCTACTGGTCCACGTATACGCCGGCCTGGCGTTCACGTACTTACTCTGTCGCGACCTCGGCCAGAGCAGGCTGGCCGCGACCCTCGCCGCCCCTGCTTTCGCGCTCAGCGCTTTCTTCCTCGCGCGGCTCGGCATCTATACCATCGTCACCAACGGCGTGTGGCTGCCGGCCTTGCTCTGGCTGGGCGGCCGCTTCGCGAGGACGGGGGACCTCAGGTACGCGCTGGGCGGGGCCATGGGCGGCGCCCTCGCGCTGCTCGCCGGCCAGTTTCAACTGGCCAGCTACGCCGTCGTCGCCGCCGCGGCCTACGCCGCCGTTTACTCACGCCCCCGGAAAAACGCGGCCGCCGCGATATTGTGCTTCGGCGCCGTGCCGCTCGCCCTCGCCGCGGTCCAGTTACTGCCCACGTACGAGCTGTGGCGTTTGAGCGAGCGGGCGGCGAACACGCGCGCCGGCGAGTACTCTTTCTGGCCCCCCCAGTTCCTGCAGCTGGTACTCCCGGATTTGTTCGGGCGCTCGCCCCACCCCGCTTTCGCGCCCCTCGGCGGAGCGCAGGTCGACAATTACTGGGGCCGCAGTTCTTTCGTGGAATCCGCGTTCTACGTCGGCATATTTCCCCTTCTACTGGCCGCCGTCGGCGTCGCGAAAAAGCGCCGTTGGTTCTTCGTCGTTTTGGGGATACTGGCCGCGGCGTTCGCCTGCGGTATCTATACGCCGCTTTTCAACCTCTATAAATACGTACCGCCGTTCGGCTTCTTCCGCGCGCCGAGCCGGCTGTTGTTGTACGCGACGTTTGCCCTCGCCGTGTTCGCCGGCGACGGCCTGGACTACTTCGTACGGTCGCGCAGCCGGGCCTACGTCGCGACCGCTCTCGGCGTAACGTTAGCGGCCGCGGCTCTCGTGCTGACCTTCAGGTTTACGCTACCCCAATTTAAAAACGCTATCGAGAAGACGGCGGCGGCCAAGGCCGAAGTCGCGGCGTCGCGATATAAGAACGTGGAAGCGGTACGGGAATATTACGCGGATAAAAGTAGGACTATATTCCGAAGAGCGGCGAACTCGAGCCGGCTCCGCAACCGCGCGACGTGGTTTCAATTCGCGGTGCTCGGCGCCGCCGTAGTCGTCTTCTGGGGAGCGCGCCGCAACCGCGCCGTAGCCGCCGCCGCCCCGTACGTATTTATTATAATAACTGCGGCCGACCTCTACCGGTTCGGTTCCGGGTTAAACCCGACCGTTCCGGCCGCGTTGGTCAACAAACCGCCGCCGGTCGCCGCGGCCTTCTACCGAGCGGCGGACGTGCGAGTATACTCGAGCGGTTTCTCGCTCGGCCCTAATAAGCAACTAGGGTTGGGCCTTATCCACGAAAATACGCATGCCATTTGGGGTTACGACTTACTCGTTCCGCGAGCGTCGCTCCGCCCGAGCTACGCGGCTCGAGTTTTCGAAAAATTAGAGGACCTATATACGACGGTACCGGAGCCGGGCGGCGGCCGATTCCCAACGCCGACGGCTACCGACGCGAAAATATTCGGGGCGTACGGCATAAAGTATTTCGTCCGCCTAACGCCCTGGCGCGGCGGCGGAATCGCGCCCGTCGCGCACGTGCCACCCTATTACGTCTATGCAAACGTACTCGCGGCGCCGCGCGCCCGGGCCGTAACGGGATATTTATTGGCCGAAGACGACGACGCGGCGTTGGAACTAATGCGCGGCGACGGGTTCGAGCCGGCGCGCGAAGCGGTCCTCGCCGCCGCTCCCGAAGGCTTCGAGCCGGCGGAAACGCCGGGGGCGCCGGTACTATTGGAACGACGTACGCCGCTCGCCTTCCGCTGCCGCCTCGAGGGGCCGTCGCTACTGCTCCTGGATGAATTGTTTTACCCCGGTTGGGAAGCGAAAGTCGACGGCCGGCCGGCGAAAATATACCGCGCGAACGTAATCTCGCGGGCGGTCGTAGTACCGCCGGGCCGGCATACCGTAGCTTTCGATTACAGGCCGAAGTATTTCTACGTCGGCCTCGCGATATCTCTTCTGGCCTGGGTCGCGGCGTTAGCGGGAATAACGGTCCAGACGTTACGCCGCCTTAAGTACGCACGTGTCGAAAAAACTTAA
- a CDS encoding glycosyltransferase family 4 protein, with protein MRILYFSNEDVPASHAGAVHTWEVARGLARRGHDVTLVSAAAPGLTAQERRDGVSIFRRRSRLAGVKCNLRAAPVLARLWPQRYDVVMERYLTLNGLGYLFAAAKDLPYYVEANGPHVEEVTYRWRLAGTRRAKILAWWADRQFARADGACAPNVNIVRPVARPRARKIIWGVNEDQFSSALAGSPRALSFREKGGGTDRFVILFVGSFRPWQGARDLPAIIARAVEAIPEALFWIVGDGDERPRVEEQIKKLGVGAAVRFLGWRRHRELPYVMAAADAAVAPFNDAYYPPLREFGFFWAPTKVLECLASGLPVVSSRYPILDEMVEEGRSGYLVPAGDAGAFAARLAALARAEDAREMGRYGEAAVKRKFGWRRHCEILEGYLREAVQRRKNLRKGSK; from the coding sequence TTGAGGATACTCTATTTTTCAAATGAGGACGTCCCGGCGTCGCACGCCGGCGCGGTCCACACCTGGGAGGTGGCCCGGGGCCTGGCGCGAAGAGGGCACGACGTAACGTTGGTATCCGCCGCGGCACCCGGGTTAACCGCGCAAGAGCGGCGCGACGGCGTTTCGATATTCCGGCGACGTTCGCGGCTCGCCGGCGTCAAATGCAATTTACGGGCCGCGCCCGTACTGGCCCGGTTATGGCCGCAGCGTTATGACGTCGTTATGGAACGTTACTTAACCCTCAACGGCCTGGGTTACCTTTTCGCCGCCGCGAAGGACCTTCCCTACTACGTCGAAGCGAACGGCCCCCACGTGGAGGAGGTTACGTACCGTTGGCGGCTCGCCGGCACCCGCCGCGCTAAAATCCTGGCGTGGTGGGCGGACCGGCAGTTCGCTCGAGCCGACGGCGCGTGCGCCCCAAACGTCAATATCGTCCGGCCGGTCGCTCGGCCGAGGGCCCGGAAGATAATCTGGGGCGTAAACGAAGACCAGTTCTCGTCCGCGCTGGCCGGCTCGCCGCGGGCGCTGTCGTTTCGGGAGAAGGGCGGCGGGACGGACCGGTTCGTTATCTTATTCGTGGGGTCCTTCCGACCGTGGCAGGGGGCGCGAGACCTTCCGGCCATAATCGCTCGAGCCGTGGAGGCGATACCCGAGGCCCTTTTCTGGATCGTGGGAGACGGCGACGAGCGGCCGCGCGTGGAAGAGCAAATTAAAAAACTCGGGGTCGGGGCGGCGGTCCGTTTCTTGGGGTGGCGCCGGCACCGCGAGCTACCGTACGTGATGGCCGCGGCCGACGCCGCGGTCGCTCCTTTCAACGATGCCTATTACCCGCCGCTCCGCGAGTTCGGTTTTTTTTGGGCGCCTACTAAAGTGCTCGAGTGCCTTGCCAGCGGCCTGCCCGTCGTCTCCAGCCGGTACCCGATACTCGACGAAATGGTGGAGGAAGGGCGCTCGGGATACCTCGTACCCGCCGGCGACGCGGGGGCGTTCGCGGCCCGCCTGGCGGCCCTGGCCCGAGCGGAAGACGCCCGGGAAATGGGGCGTTACGGCGAAGCGGCCGTTAAGCGCAAATTCGGGTGGCGTCGACATTGCGAAATCCTCGAAGGTTACCTGCGGGAGGCCGTCCAACGACGAAAAAACTTGCGCAAAGGGTCGAAATAG
- a CDS encoding cysteine desulfurase family protein yields the protein MGLIYLDNAATTRPDPRVVEAMGPYVAEYFGNPLSTHPFGERPREALERARGQLASLLNCESRELIFTSSGSEANNLAVKGVALAREKKGRHIVVSALEHQSVANAAQSMARLGWEVTTVPVDRYGIVDPADLKAALRADTTLVCVNLANLEIGTIEPVAELVNVVRENSAAAFHADAVQAVGHIPVDVKESGVDLLSVSGHRFYGPKGSGALYFKKGVRVQPQIDGGIQEGGRRAGTEDVPAVVGLGEAARIAEEEMEERSAYVRSLRDRLHEGLLERIPRLHLNGHPERRLPTHESVCVEYVEGEAMILLLVREGICTSSGSTCSSRALKASHVLLACGLDPAVAQGSLQFTLGPENTAEEIDKVVDVLPEVAKRLRAMSPLYPGDDKV from the coding sequence ATGGGTTTAATTTATCTGGATAATGCGGCGACGACGCGGCCCGACCCGCGCGTCGTCGAGGCGATGGGGCCGTACGTCGCCGAGTACTTCGGTAATCCTCTCTCGACGCACCCCTTCGGCGAGAGGCCGCGCGAGGCGCTCGAGCGCGCCCGGGGCCAACTCGCCTCGCTGCTTAACTGCGAGAGCCGCGAGCTCATATTCACGTCGTCGGGGAGCGAGGCGAACAACCTCGCCGTCAAGGGGGTCGCGCTCGCGCGCGAGAAGAAGGGCCGGCACATAGTAGTGTCCGCGCTCGAGCACCAGTCGGTGGCGAACGCGGCGCAGAGTATGGCCAGGCTCGGTTGGGAGGTAACTACGGTCCCGGTCGACCGTTACGGTATCGTCGACCCGGCCGACCTCAAGGCGGCGCTGCGCGCCGACACGACGCTCGTATGCGTCAACCTCGCCAACCTCGAGATAGGCACCATAGAGCCTGTAGCCGAACTGGTGAACGTAGTCCGGGAGAACTCAGCCGCGGCGTTCCACGCCGACGCCGTCCAGGCGGTGGGGCATATACCGGTGGACGTCAAGGAATCGGGCGTCGACTTGTTGTCGGTCTCGGGGCATCGCTTCTACGGCCCTAAGGGCTCGGGCGCGTTGTACTTCAAGAAAGGGGTGCGGGTCCAACCGCAGATCGACGGCGGCATTCAAGAAGGCGGCAGGCGCGCGGGGACGGAGGATGTCCCGGCCGTCGTCGGCCTGGGGGAGGCCGCGCGTATCGCCGAGGAAGAGATGGAGGAAAGGTCCGCGTACGTACGCTCCCTCCGCGACCGGCTGCACGAAGGCCTCCTCGAGCGCATTCCCCGCCTACACTTGAACGGCCACCCCGAACGGCGGCTGCCGACGCACGAGTCCGTATGCGTGGAGTACGTCGAGGGCGAAGCGATGATACTCCTCCTGGTTCGCGAGGGGATATGCACGTCGAGCGGCTCGACCTGTTCGTCGCGGGCGCTTAAGGCGTCGCACGTTCTGTTGGCCTGCGGCCTCGACCCTGCCGTGGCGCAGGGCTCGCTCCAATTCACGTTGGGGCCGGAGAACACCGCGGAAGAGATCGACAAGGTGGTCGACGTTCTACCCGAGGTGGCGAAGCGTCTTCGTGCTATGTCGCCGCTCTACCCGGGCGACGATAAGGTTTGA
- a CDS encoding M23 family metallopeptidase: protein MDGLKSRAGARDTRFDDIAWERGRLQGKLSALASLDDAMRVIHDLETIPADVREAGVGGPLTNITQMIKLGRDKNVDDLELALRQAQLQNDSFREVITAQTRTRHIFDHSPAIKPCSGHICSGFCWRRNPIFGGVQFHKGVDIAIPTGAPIVAPADGVVTFAGMKGGYGYCVFVKHGYGFETRYGHCSALRVGEGQHVKRGDIIAYVGATGWATGPHLHYEVLVGGTHVDPAQYILPDYLTD, encoded by the coding sequence TTGGACGGATTGAAGAGCCGGGCCGGCGCGCGCGACACCCGCTTCGACGACATCGCCTGGGAACGGGGCCGGCTTCAAGGCAAGCTATCGGCGCTCGCGAGTTTAGACGACGCGATGCGGGTAATACACGACCTGGAGACCATACCGGCCGACGTCAGGGAAGCGGGCGTCGGCGGCCCCCTTACGAATATTACCCAAATGATAAAGTTAGGTCGTGATAAGAACGTCGACGACCTCGAGTTGGCGCTTCGGCAAGCCCAACTTCAAAACGATTCCTTCCGAGAGGTCATCACGGCCCAGACGCGTACCCGGCATATCTTCGACCATTCGCCGGCCATAAAACCGTGTAGCGGCCATATCTGTTCGGGGTTCTGTTGGCGGCGCAACCCGATCTTCGGCGGCGTCCAATTCCATAAGGGCGTCGATATCGCGATCCCCACGGGCGCGCCGATCGTAGCGCCCGCCGACGGCGTGGTGACTTTCGCCGGGATGAAGGGCGGCTACGGTTATTGCGTCTTCGTAAAACACGGCTACGGTTTCGAAACGCGCTACGGCCACTGTTCGGCTTTAAGAGTGGGAGAGGGACAGCACGTGAAACGGGGCGACATTATCGCGTACGTCGGCGCTACGGGATGGGCCACCGGGCCCCACCTCCACTACGAGGTGCTGGTCGGCGGAACGCACGTCGACCCGGCGCAGTACATCCTCCCCGATTATTTAACCGATTGA
- a CDS encoding DUF3857 domain-containing protein, whose translation MKLFRLNFAACVFTWLALAAGAGAVYESPAAAIERARLAGTPGPGATAEAWTDAGWSALFVENDYEKARRHFERALALEPSLARALEGLGRSLEISGDYSRALRAYLEFLAAAPDHPAAYTYLHRCHVMEEDTEDRDYFLETLRSLRNRDGVPPAVRAKATLFIFDRAHRAADFDEAEALLSSLNFVRDWQIVGPFDNEGKEGFDKVYPPENGISLAATYDGKARDVRWRRLPAALPTGFLDFTTVLAPAEKCVAYAAVAVNSPARKDASVAIAAAGAVKVWLNGVETFARDAYHEGYFDQYVAPAPLLPGYNLLLVKVCGDDERWGFGARFLENGGEPLTDVTFDAGGAALAAASRVVGLSPAPYDNLDYFDRRISEGVPDAFDYYYAALAHYARADADEREEVPTKLMFAAQSMMPETADFHYYVGVTEKEESRVRASLTKTLKLAPQHNQARLALAKYFYGLERPQAALDVIDDVLSRNATFVEAEQYRAKLYWESGYAYDAARVAGEISRRLPNYPFSKMVAALFETNYGDLARATDLWRTIYDADVYSTNARDELFGLLLTRDDFEGATAVMRRALEADPYDIGARKKLTTAFDHYGLHAQALAEAESALSFRPEDYELWRYRGTSLEELGRETPAREAYRKAVTFKRNYPALENYLNYLEPASERRAVPRLDAYELLAAYPGDDVFPRDSAVWLLDDRQVEVFENGTSTRTVHYVVKTLTAEGAEKFRNVNVSYSPGSENVELKRTAVLKADGTEITANQIQEYNVFDVWSRLYYSYVNKVITMPNLSPGDTIDIEYKISQTGENLFAGYFGDFYYFGKKNSTILARYAVSVPKNQKYYFERVRGAPAPGIVRGSKTTTYVYRMENLPAIEEEPYMPASAEVLPSVQVSNFAGWNDVGRWYNGLIKDVFRSSPPAETLAAKLAADAPDDLTKLQRVYDFAVSRIRYVGLEFGIGGYRPHSPKQCLESHYGDCKDKATLMNTLYRLTGFEAYPAMIRTADLGELDYELPILGLFNHMISYVKLPDGRTFFLDGTAEYHSYRELPAGDQGIDALVIFGDRASFVRTPVLSLEENRIRTRTSFVLQPGGDAHVHRVVEYGAADAPYQRERFRVEAKRRAVIEEYWNGLYPGTKVFNEKYSDITDLAQPVRVEYDAVVKRLYDPASARVHLDAVVHKSNLLARYGKKASRRWPLILRENEKAVAELTYIIPEGYAVTALPLAKEFRSPFGILAIDVRTEGNRVSIKQELELYVQRIRPDDYAAFREFCLNVDDWENEPIIIEKVR comes from the coding sequence ATGAAACTCTTCAGATTAAATTTCGCGGCGTGCGTATTTACGTGGCTGGCCTTGGCCGCGGGCGCCGGCGCCGTATACGAAAGCCCGGCGGCGGCAATCGAGCGCGCGAGACTGGCCGGTACACCCGGGCCCGGCGCTACGGCCGAGGCGTGGACCGACGCCGGGTGGTCGGCCCTTTTCGTCGAAAACGATTACGAAAAGGCGCGCCGGCACTTCGAACGAGCGTTGGCTCTCGAGCCGTCCCTGGCCCGGGCCCTCGAAGGTTTAGGCCGGTCGCTCGAGATATCCGGAGACTACTCCCGCGCGCTCCGGGCGTACCTCGAGTTCTTAGCCGCGGCCCCCGACCACCCCGCGGCTTATACATACCTCCATCGTTGCCACGTAATGGAAGAAGATACGGAAGACCGCGATTACTTTCTAGAAACGCTGCGCTCTCTCCGGAATCGCGACGGCGTACCCCCCGCGGTCAGGGCCAAGGCCACCCTTTTTATCTTCGACCGCGCGCACCGCGCCGCCGACTTCGACGAGGCCGAAGCGCTGTTATCTTCGCTCAACTTCGTTAGGGACTGGCAAATCGTAGGCCCTTTCGATAACGAGGGCAAAGAAGGGTTCGACAAGGTTTATCCGCCGGAGAACGGGATTTCGCTCGCGGCGACGTACGACGGGAAAGCCCGGGACGTACGCTGGCGGCGTCTCCCCGCGGCGCTACCTACCGGCTTCTTGGATTTCACGACGGTCCTCGCGCCCGCCGAAAAATGCGTCGCGTACGCGGCGGTCGCGGTAAATTCCCCCGCCCGGAAGGACGCGTCCGTCGCGATAGCGGCGGCCGGCGCAGTTAAGGTTTGGCTCAACGGCGTCGAGACCTTCGCGCGAGACGCTTACCACGAAGGTTACTTCGACCAGTACGTTGCACCCGCGCCCTTATTGCCCGGTTACAATCTTCTACTGGTGAAGGTCTGCGGCGACGACGAGCGCTGGGGCTTCGGCGCGCGGTTTCTGGAAAATGGCGGTGAACCCTTAACCGACGTTACCTTCGACGCCGGCGGCGCCGCCCTAGCCGCAGCTTCCCGCGTCGTCGGCCTTTCTCCCGCACCCTACGACAACCTCGACTACTTCGACCGGCGTATATCGGAAGGCGTGCCCGACGCGTTCGATTACTATTACGCGGCGCTCGCGCACTACGCCCGGGCCGACGCCGACGAGAGAGAAGAGGTCCCGACCAAACTAATGTTCGCCGCGCAGTCGATGATGCCGGAAACCGCGGATTTCCACTACTACGTCGGCGTTACCGAGAAAGAGGAATCCCGCGTGCGCGCCAGCCTGACTAAAACCCTTAAGCTGGCGCCCCAACACAACCAGGCGCGCCTCGCACTGGCGAAATATTTTTACGGCCTGGAGCGCCCGCAGGCCGCCCTGGACGTCATAGACGACGTCTTAAGCCGCAACGCGACTTTCGTCGAGGCCGAGCAATACCGCGCCAAATTGTATTGGGAATCGGGCTACGCCTACGACGCCGCGCGCGTAGCCGGCGAAATTAGCCGGCGGTTGCCGAATTACCCATTCAGCAAAATGGTCGCAGCTTTGTTCGAGACGAATTACGGCGATTTAGCGCGAGCGACGGACCTTTGGCGGACGATTTACGACGCCGACGTCTATTCCACGAACGCCCGCGACGAGCTCTTCGGCCTACTTCTAACCCGGGACGATTTCGAAGGCGCAACGGCGGTAATGCGCCGGGCCTTGGAGGCGGACCCGTACGACATCGGCGCGCGTAAAAAATTGACCACGGCTTTCGACCATTACGGCCTTCACGCCCAAGCCCTGGCCGAGGCCGAAAGCGCCCTTAGCTTCCGGCCGGAAGATTACGAGCTGTGGCGCTACCGGGGGACGTCCCTGGAGGAATTGGGGCGGGAAACGCCAGCTCGTGAAGCTTACAGGAAGGCGGTAACTTTCAAGCGCAACTACCCGGCGTTGGAAAATTACCTCAATTATCTCGAGCCGGCTTCGGAGCGCCGGGCCGTCCCGCGGTTGGATGCGTACGAACTGCTCGCCGCTTACCCGGGGGACGATGTATTTCCGCGCGACTCGGCGGTGTGGCTCCTAGACGACCGCCAGGTAGAAGTATTCGAAAACGGAACGAGTACGCGGACCGTCCATTACGTCGTAAAAACCCTAACGGCGGAGGGAGCGGAGAAGTTCCGAAACGTAAACGTCAGCTACTCCCCGGGGTCAGAAAACGTGGAGTTAAAAAGAACCGCGGTCTTAAAAGCCGACGGGACCGAAATCACGGCGAATCAAATTCAGGAATATAACGTCTTCGACGTTTGGAGTCGGCTGTACTATAGCTACGTCAATAAAGTGATAACGATGCCGAACTTATCCCCGGGCGATACTATAGATATCGAGTACAAAATAAGCCAAACGGGTGAAAACCTTTTCGCCGGCTACTTCGGTGACTTCTATTACTTCGGCAAAAAAAACTCGACGATTCTTGCCCGCTACGCCGTCAGCGTACCCAAAAATCAGAAGTATTATTTCGAACGGGTACGCGGCGCGCCGGCGCCGGGAATCGTACGCGGAAGCAAAACGACGACGTACGTCTACCGGATGGAAAACCTGCCGGCGATAGAGGAAGAGCCGTATATGCCGGCTTCGGCGGAGGTCCTGCCCAGCGTTCAAGTCTCGAACTTCGCCGGCTGGAACGACGTCGGGCGTTGGTACAACGGCCTGATCAAGGACGTTTTCCGGTCTTCCCCGCCGGCCGAAACCCTGGCCGCCAAACTCGCCGCGGACGCGCCGGACGATTTAACCAAACTCCAACGCGTCTACGATTTCGCCGTAAGCCGGATCCGGTACGTGGGCCTCGAGTTCGGCATCGGCGGTTACCGGCCCCATTCCCCCAAACAGTGCCTCGAGTCCCACTACGGCGATTGCAAAGACAAAGCGACGCTCATGAACACCCTTTACCGCCTTACGGGTTTCGAAGCGTATCCGGCGATGATAAGAACCGCGGACTTGGGGGAGCTGGACTACGAGTTACCCATCCTGGGCCTTTTCAACCATATGATCTCGTACGTCAAGCTCCCCGACGGGCGCACGTTCTTCCTCGACGGCACGGCCGAATACCACTCGTACCGCGAACTGCCCGCCGGCGACCAGGGCATTGACGCGCTGGTTATCTTCGGCGACCGGGCGTCTTTCGTCCGCACGCCGGTATTATCCCTTGAGGAGAACCGGATAAGAACCCGAACTAGTTTCGTTCTCCAGCCCGGCGGCGACGCCCACGTTCACCGCGTCGTCGAGTACGGCGCGGCCGACGCGCCCTACCAACGGGAACGTTTTCGGGTGGAGGCTAAGCGAAGGGCCGTAATCGAGGAGTACTGGAACGGCTTGTATCCCGGCACTAAAGTCTTTAACGAAAAATACTCCGACATAACCGACCTCGCGCAACCGGTGCGAGTCGAATACGACGCGGTTGTCAAACGGTTGTACGACCCGGCGAGCGCGCGGGTACATCTCGACGCCGTCGTTCACAAATCGAACTTGCTCGCCCGCTACGGGAAGAAGGCGTCGCGGCGTTGGCCTTTAATACTCCGCGAAAACGAGAAGGCCGTCGCGGAACTAACTTATATTATCCCCGAGGGATACGCGGTCACGGCTCTACCGCTGGCCAAAGAGTTCCGCTCGCCCTTCGGAATCCTGGCCATCGACGTACGCACCGAAGGGAATCGAGTTTCGATCAAACAAGAGCTCGAGCTCTACGTCCAGCGAATCCGACCCGACGACTACGCCGCGTTTCGCGAGTTCTGTTTGAACGTGGACGATTGGGAGAACGAGCCGATAATAATCGAAAAAGTACGGTGA
- a CDS encoding glycosyltransferase family 39 protein, with product MSKKLNAALWALAGGALALRLALAAAQLPYHYQADEFQVVERALRVGAGELNPGLFTWPGTLVIYLNFLVFACYFVVAKVAGVVTTAAAFADHYWLEPGLFYFLGRAISSAFGVLAVFMTWRWARESFGTVAGFTAAAFVALAPAAVKASAIALPDMAAVALGTASLAYGVRFVREPKLRNFVISGFILGLAAAAKYHALLYAPALISCALLTGDAGAKKVKALVAGAAAAGAAFLLACPFAVLDAPTLVSDLALMARRPGMVRWLPSPAYVFGTTLPLTFGWPLLALAIAGVVSLVRRRDRFSLVIAFAAAPFIIATLIRPLPPRHLLPLVAPLAVAAGAAVADAASLKKQTYKTIATVIVAGFFGIALALDIGHVAWAWREDTRTAAAKWVTAGIPPGTAVVVETLPPDVESPPLWPSKPALARLVRYYRVAGGGSPGRYAYQLKNPGYPFGHETYDTFLVAELGDLTKTPRPAYAILTIPDDRDFYAEQAKAYGAPLAPWADEYPAFVRREGRLVKRFRGAGRPGPTVDIYRLN from the coding sequence GTGTCGAAAAAACTTAACGCGGCATTGTGGGCGCTCGCGGGCGGGGCGCTGGCGTTGAGGCTCGCGCTGGCCGCCGCTCAACTCCCCTACCACTATCAAGCCGACGAGTTCCAGGTCGTCGAGCGGGCTCTGCGCGTCGGCGCCGGCGAACTCAACCCGGGGCTCTTTACGTGGCCCGGCACCCTCGTCATATATTTGAATTTCCTGGTATTCGCCTGCTACTTCGTGGTCGCCAAAGTGGCGGGCGTAGTGACCACCGCCGCCGCGTTCGCCGACCATTATTGGCTCGAGCCGGGCCTCTTCTACTTTCTCGGCCGCGCCATCTCTTCGGCCTTCGGCGTTCTCGCCGTCTTTATGACGTGGCGTTGGGCGCGAGAATCGTTCGGTACGGTCGCCGGTTTTACCGCCGCGGCCTTCGTCGCGCTGGCACCCGCCGCCGTGAAAGCGAGCGCGATTGCTCTTCCCGATATGGCCGCGGTCGCTCTCGGCACGGCGTCGCTGGCGTATGGCGTGCGGTTCGTGCGCGAGCCGAAGCTGCGGAACTTCGTTATATCCGGGTTTATACTCGGGCTGGCCGCGGCCGCCAAATACCACGCGCTGTTGTACGCGCCCGCGCTAATCTCCTGCGCCTTACTTACGGGCGACGCCGGCGCGAAGAAAGTAAAGGCGTTGGTCGCCGGCGCGGCGGCGGCCGGGGCGGCGTTCTTACTGGCCTGTCCTTTCGCCGTCCTTGACGCGCCCACGCTCGTATCGGACCTGGCGCTTATGGCCCGTCGTCCGGGGATGGTGCGTTGGTTACCCTCCCCGGCGTACGTCTTCGGCACGACGCTGCCTTTAACCTTCGGGTGGCCGCTTTTAGCATTGGCCATCGCCGGCGTGGTATCGCTCGTTCGTCGCCGCGACCGTTTTTCCTTAGTTATCGCGTTCGCCGCGGCGCCGTTCATAATCGCGACTCTAATCAGGCCGCTGCCGCCGCGGCACCTCCTGCCGTTAGTAGCGCCTTTAGCGGTCGCCGCGGGCGCAGCCGTCGCCGATGCCGCGAGTTTAAAAAAGCAAACATATAAAACGATAGCAACCGTAATAGTCGCGGGGTTTTTCGGAATCGCGTTGGCCTTAGACATAGGCCACGTCGCGTGGGCCTGGCGCGAGGATACGCGCACCGCCGCGGCTAAATGGGTCACGGCCGGGATACCGCCGGGGACGGCGGTGGTCGTCGAAACGCTTCCGCCTGACGTAGAGAGCCCGCCCCTTTGGCCGTCCAAACCCGCGCTGGCGAGGCTCGTACGATACTACCGCGTCGCCGGCGGCGGCTCGCCCGGGAGGTACGCGTACCAGTTAAAAAACCCGGGCTACCCCTTCGGCCACGAAACGTACGACACGTTCCTCGTAGCCGAGTTGGGCGACCTAACAAAAACGCCGCGCCCGGCTTACGCCATATTAACGATACCGGACGACCGCGACTTCTACGCCGAACAGGCCAAAGCGTACGGGGCACCGCTGGCGCCCTGGGCCGACGAATATCCGGCGTTCGTACGGCGAGAAGGCCGCCTCGTAAAGCGTTTTCGCGGCGCCGGCCGACCCGGCCCTACGGTCGATATATATAGGTTGAATTGA